A genomic window from Lotus japonicus ecotype B-129 chromosome 1, LjGifu_v1.2 includes:
- the LOC130733167 gene encoding F-box/kelch-repeat protein At3g06240-like: MERKRGSTSSASPTRKGKRVAVANEVDNEPESQQLRVSYDDLPSHITADILQRLPFKSVCKTWKALIICKSVCKSWKALITGPHFAKLLFQHAPAGLMIWARDRKLSRTLYLLECDSEKLGNDDEGQFCCCEDSCIKPECNCHFKLEHKLKLPLRGAELDFDKRDETAQRGGRRIYNSLPNIHRAKIDEFAVVNSCNGLLCLSDLDRNYFVVCNPVTGEFIRLPEPTRIYKYDFRIVNVGFGFQPRTNEYKVVRMFRGHPTLQDNNNLIIGVEIHTLGTSTWRNVEVDHRTDPFLECPTCVSGALYWICYGDETELSILCFNFESESFQSFPSPAGLCLNDVTMGEYGGSLYICNSSSTGGHIEMWIMKKNGFEESWTLVISSDILSRPDGSLDLPVLKHPKNDAAILICRSGDRFVYYEPEKNGFKIFKVRGTQSTFEAIPHIPSLISLKDVVQGDNIEVMYAHSRREELKLQEEEDVPFLAKVNELTTLCYESSDDDEE; encoded by the exons ATGGAAAGAAAAAGGGGTTCAACTAGCTCTGCTAGTCCTACCAGAAAAGGCAAAAGGGTAGCAGTTGCCAATGAAGTTGATAATGAGCCAGAAAGTCAACAACTTAGGGTTTCTTATGATGATCTTCCATCCCACATCACTGCTGACATTCTGCAAAGACTTCCCTTTAAATCTGTTTGCAAAACTTGGAAAGCTCTGATCATTTGTAAATCTGTTTGCAAAAGTTGGAAAGCTCTGATCACAGGCCCACATTTTGCCAAATTATTGTTTCAGCATGCACCAGCTGGTTTGATGATTTGGGCCAGGGATAGGAAACTGTCAAGAACCTTGTACCTTCTTGAGTGTGATTCTGAAAAGTTGGGAAATGATGATGAGGGCCAATTCTGTTGCTGTGAGGACTCTTGTATCAAACCTGAATGCAACTGTCACTTTAAACTTGAGCATAAACTCAAGCTTCCTCTTCGTGGTGCCGAACTAGATTTCGACAAAAGAGATGAGACCGCTCAAAGGGGCGGACGAAGGATTTATAATTCGCTTCCTAATATTCATCGTGCCAAAATAGATGAGTTTGCTGTGGTGAATTCTTGTAATGGCTTGCTTTGCTTGTCTGATCTGGACAGAAACTATTTTGTAGTTTGCAATCCAGTTACAGGTGAGTTCATAAGACTTCCAGAACCTACCAGAATTTATAAATATGATTTTCGCATTGTAAATGTGGGTTTTGGTTTCCAACCCAGAACTAATGAATATAAGGTGGTAAGAATGTTCAGGGGACACCCCACGTTGCAGGACAATAATAATCTTATTATCGGAGTTGAAATTCACACACTAGGAACATCAACATGGAGGAATGTTGAAGTTGATCATAGGACAGATCCCTTTCTTGAATGTCCTACATGTGTGAGTGGGGCACTTTATTGGATCTGTTATGGTGACGAGACAGAATTGTCCATATTGTGTTTCAACTTTGAAAGCGAGAGTTTCCAATCCTTCCCTTCTCCTGCTGGTTTATGTTTAAATGATGTCACCATGGGAGAATATGGGGGCTCTCTTTACATATGTAACTCATCTTCTACAGGGGGTCACATTGAAATGTGGATTATGAAGAAAAATGGTTTCGAAGAATCATGGACTCTTGTTATCAGTAGTGATATATTGAGCAGGCCTGATGGTAGTTTAGATTTGCCAGTACTAAAACACCCTAAGAATGATGCTGCTATATTGATCTGTCGTTCTGGCGATCGCTTTGTCTACTATGAACCTGAAAAGAATGGATTCAAAATTTTTAAGGTTCGTGGGACTCAATCAACATTTGAGGCTATTCCTCATATTCCCAGTCTTATCTCATTGAAAGATGTTGTGCAAGGAGACAATATTGAGGTGATGTATGCCCACTCAAG GCGTGAAGAGTTGAAAttgcaagaagaagaagatgttccTTTCTTGGCTAAAGTGAATGAATTGACAACTTTGTGCTATGAatcctctgatgatgatgaagaatag